The DNA segment GAGATAAAAAATATAATGTCGGAACAACAACCAGCTCTTTTTGCCTTGCTTTATAAAGAAGGTATAAAATAACTATAACGCAGGGAAATAAAGCTACTAAATGTAAAGACTGAACAAAACTTAAAGTAACCTTCTCTATTAACATTGCTTTATATGTTCTTCTTTATTAATTTGCAGTTGTGGCATCTTCTTTTTCGGTATCATCATCGGATTGTTTTTTTTCAAAATCAGAAAGATTATTTTCATACAATCTTTCAAACTGAGGACAGTCCCGACTAAGGTTAGCTATCTGTTCATTCATAGGAAGCCCCCTATATTGTTCATCAAGGCGTTCAAGAACAAAATGGGTCATAAAATTAATCTCGCCCTGATCAATATCATCAATATTCTTTATGATATCGCACACTATACCCATTGCCTGATCCTTCTCACCCCGTTTTTCATGGATAAAAGCCGGCATCTGCTTTACCCACATAGGAACATCATCACGCGGAGTTTCGGCAAGTTTATAAGCAAGTCTTAATGCCCAATCCTTATCCTTTAGCTTATGGTTGGCAAGATACACTGCCTGACCCATCCACCACCACTTATTATACAGGTCTTTTTCCGCATGCTCCTCCAGATATTGGGCAACATACTTCACATCTGGGGTGTTTTGAGTCTGGCTGAAATAATAGGCTGCTATCGAAGGGACAAAATGTGATTTGGGATCCAGCGTATCAAGAAGTTTAAACCAGTTATAAAGTTTAACAAAGTTATATTCCCGTAGTGCCGTGAACCTGCCGAACGTATCGCCGGCATTTTGTAACTGGAATGTCAGGGTTCTAAAGTAAAATTGTTCATCTCCCAGTGAAATAGCCTTTACCGATTCTTTACTGGGAACATCGGGTACTATAGAAAAATCCGGCTTAAACTTTTTAGTTTCATGCCATAACAATATCTGTACCGTAAGGAATATCACTACAAATATATCCGACCTATAAAAACGTTTTTGTGACATGTTGTTCTACCTATATCAAACCTTTTATTTAAAACTGTTTTCTTTTAAAATCGTACACTGAAACAGATAATAAAAGTAATATGAACACTATTGATTGAACGGGAAATACCCATAAATCCTCTTGCCCAGATACCCCGTATATTATCCACTTGCTTTTTGCAAAAAGATCAAGTCTCGGTAAGACATATGCTACTTTCTCCAGAATGAACTCAAGCACATGTCCGTATTTACCTGCCCCCATCATAGCATTCGGAGCTTCCATAGTAGCTATGAAAAAACCCATCAGGCGTGATATCAGATAAAAACAAAAACTTGATAATACCGAACTAACCGCACTTTTCATTATAAGAGATGCAAGCATTGCAAAAGCGACTATTATGGATATTTCCATTGCAAGACTGCCTGACCATGCCAAAAGCCCCAGCCAGTGTTCGGCAGGAGAAACTAAATTCATACCTATAAGACCCGGCATAAAGAAAATGCTTATTATCAGTATGATAGGAACTATAGAAACAAAAGCAAGGAAACAAAAGCCAAGCCAGTATGCGATAACGAACCGGCTCCTTGAGATAGGCTTGGATAATATAGATTCCACCTCACGGTTATCAAACGACCTGCGGACATGGAAGCACACGAACACTATCAGACCTGTAACGATAATGATGCGGCTTGAGCCGGCAAAATATGCCATAGACATCTGCCCTTGTTCTACCAAAGCCGTGTTACCGACAAATACGGAAAAACCGTACGCCATTAAAATTACGGCACATAGACCTATAAACAACAAATCCCTAGATGCGGTAAGGATTGTGTACTTAATTATAGTTTTCATCAGATTACCACTAATTATGATTACGTATCTTGCGTAATAATAGTTAGTATATGTAAAAATGCAATTCTTAATTGAGAATTGCATAGAAACGACAAATTTACTAATATAAGTTGGAATTATATCCTTGGTTATATTAGTAAATTGTCAGTTTTTTCTAGAATGCAAGCGGACGAGAATCTTTCGGTACGAATGTGTTGTAATAATTTTTATCGTCTTTATGTATGCTACGGGTATCATTATTTTTGATTATTGTAGCTTTTATGAATATTACCGTTTCAACAGTGCTGGTAGTTTGAACCTTGCTTTTGAACAGATTACCGACTATAGGGGCTCTGTTCATGAAAGGTACGCCTTTATCCTCGCTGCTTTGTATATCCTGCATAAGACCGCCTATAACCATTATTTCACCGCTTTTTATCTTCAACACGGAATCCAACTCCCTTATCTCCACTATCGGAATATTGCTTTGAATAGAAGGTACGTTGTTACGAGCCGCAATGATGGCTACACCGGGGTCTGACACGGTATCGGTTATCCTTGAAAGAGTAGGACGAACATGCATAGTAATTTCATTAGTATCTAAATTGATAGACGGTTGCAGCGTAAGTATAACCCCCACCGGTATAGTGTTTGATTCCGAATCAATAGTAAGAGTAGTGCTTGTTCCACCTGCACCGTCATCTTCCTCTTCTTCCTGAGCTTCAATAGTGAAATATACCAGATTTTCGGCGAAGCTCAGTACTGCCTGTTGATTATTCATAGCATTTAACCTAGGGCTGGACAAAGTCCTTGTTACGCCGAATTGCTCGGTAAAGCTTATAGCCTTAGTTAAGCTTGATGCTCCTGAGTGAGATGCACTTATCGTGAAGAAATCGGCAGTATTGCTTATAGCAGCGTCAAAGTTGCCTGTTATCGAAAGCGAACCCTCGTTACTCAGGTAACTCCAGTCAACACCGCTGCGATATTGTTCGTCAAGAGTTACCTCAACAACCTTTGCCTCAATTAAAACTTGTGTAGATACTTGTTTACGAACTTTTTCTAAATAATCCTTAATACTTTCATGCTGCTTGTTAGTAGCAATAACAGAGATTACACCTGCCTGTCTGTTCAATTGTAAAGAAGCAGAACCGTCAGATGCCGCTGCGGTGGTATCTTCAAATCTGGCGGTAGATAGTATATTGGTTTGTTGAGTGAAATTTAATATGTTGGTTACGGCCTCCTCAACAGATGTCCAAACATCAGCCTCGGATGACTGGGTAGTGCTGCTTGCAGAGCCGGAAGGCAGTTCTGATTCGGAACCACCCAGACCTTGAGTGTCAACGCTTATACTGCTTTCAGAAGTTCTTGTCATATTAAGGAAATCTACCTCATAATCCATTTTATACGGAGTGTCCCTTTCAACTCTCATTATTCCGTCTTTAACACTATACCTTAAACCTCCGAGAGCAGAAACCTTATCGATTACCGTGTTGAACGGTTTGTCTTTAACTCTCAATATTATACCGCCGTCTATCCTTGGGTCTATCTCCATATCTACATCGGCAAGACGTGATAATTCTATAAGCACGTCCTTTAAAGGTATATCATCGGTAACTGAAATCGATATAAGTTTGTCGTTCATAACAGATGAAGGTATCGGAGTCGTTAATATATTTGATGCCTCCGGTATAGCCGGCTCCGTATACTCGCTTGAATCATAACCGTAGCTATTGTCATTTTTTGAGCCTTCATAGTTATGTCTTGCATTAAGATTCCTTGCACGATTATTGCGATCGTCACGGTCATTATTTGCGTTTCTTACCTGCGAAGGCTTCAATGAGTCTTTGAGCTGCTGACGGCTAAGCCCTAGTTCGGGATCGATTATCTCGTTATTGGCTCGGTCTATCTCTGCCTGGGTTATTTTCGTCATAGGAATGCACGATGTAACCATGCAAAACGCAGAAAAATAAACTGTTGCTTTGGTGAATGTAATTAATTTTTTACTTAAAAATTTCATCTTCAATACCTTATGAACGCAATTTTGATGCTGTCTACCCTTGTTATTTACCTATTACAGTTTCCTTAACTTATTTTTATCGGTTAGTTTCTACTTGTTTTTCACAAAAATTTTTCTAATAATTATACCTTGTGTCAAAAAGAAACATTACCTCTAAATTCTATTTATACGTTAATTAGGTTAATAAATAGTTAACTTATAATATAAAATTATAACTATTTTTTATTAAAAATTTATTAATTATTAGTTGCTTAGATCGATGTAGCGTCTTTGTAACAAAAAGGGTCGCTTCGGTAATGTTTTTGTTTTAAAAGTGCGTCGTTTTGTGTCCTGCCGGAAAATTTTAGATTGATAAATTATATAATAACAGTGAAGTGAATAAGGAGAAATATAAAGATAAAATAAATATTTTTTTCCCAAAAGTGAAAAAAAACATAAAAAACAGAACCGATAATAAAGTTAAATGCCATATATAACTGTTAAGGTTAACAAATAAGAAAATGACAAAAACAAGATGTGCAGCCTCATTTGGAAAAATAGTTCCTTTTTTAAAGGAATCAGCTAATACATTGGCAGATTTTATTATAATAAAGGCAAAGACGGGTAATATAAGATAGTCGGCTATGTCGGATACTGCGGAATATTTGTACAAAATAGCCGCAGGTATCATGCAGCCTAGCACCTGATTTGATATCTGTTTTTTTTCAAGAAGTATAACAAGTGAAATCACAATACAAACCGTCATTAATGTAAGTGACAGAGTTTGAATTGTAAAACCGCTCTTCCAATAAAAAGCCGCAAATAAAGATCCCATAACCAATTCTATCGCCGGATATCTCCGGTGAACCTTTGCTCGGCAATAATGGCACTTCCCTTTGTTGAAAAGCCATGAAAAAACAGGGAACAGGTCGATTATGCCTAATTTGTGGTTGCATTTGGGGCAATGTGACGGTGTGAATATTAATTCTTCACCAAGCGGTATCCTATGGCTTGCCATAGTGGCAAAGCTGCCGAACAATAAACCGAACATAAAGGCCAAAGCCGTACCAAGTTGCCGATTATCAATAATTTCCATTTTGCCTTATATATAATTAGTGATTATTTAAAATTCTCGCCCACGACAAAAATAACCGATGCTCGCTATTTCAATTAAATAAATATATTGAATATTATTTTTTCTGTTCAAGTGCAAGTTGCTTGTGCTAGAGTGTTTTTGTACTTCACGTTTTATAGTGAATTTTTATATGTATAATGTTTGAACTTTTCAATGATTATTAAAAGGTGTTGAAAACTTAGAAGCCTCCCCAACCCTCTCCCTGCGGGAGAGGGTTGGGGAGAGGGCGATACATGCAGGTATAAAAAATACTTGCGAGTTTTTACCCCTCACAAAAACACTTCGTGTTTTTAACTCTCCCTCAAGGGGAGAGTAGTTTTTTAACTTTTGCAGAGGATTCTATACTTTATAACAAGGAAATTGTC comes from the Pseudomonadota bacterium genome and includes:
- a CDS encoding prepilin peptidase, coding for MEIIDNRQLGTALAFMFGLLFGSFATMASHRIPLGEELIFTPSHCPKCNHKLGIIDLFPVFSWLFNKGKCHYCRAKVHRRYPAIELVMGSLFAAFYWKSGFTIQTLSLTLMTVCIVISLVILLEKKQISNQVLGCMIPAAILYKYSAVSDIADYLILPVFAFIIIKSANVLADSFKKGTIFPNEAAHLVFVIFLFVNLNSYIWHLTLLSVLFFMFFFTFGKKIFILSLYFSLFTSLLLYNLSI